The window TGGAACGCCGTCTTGGACGCCGTCGTGAAGTCGGAGTAGCGCGTGCCGATGCCGATGACCAGGTCGGCCTCGCGCGCCATGATGTTGGCGCCGGGTGTGCCGGTCGCGCCGATGGCGCCGAGCGCGAGTGGGTGATCGTAGCGCAGCGCACCCTTGCCGGCCTGCGTTTCGCCGACCGGGATGCCGGTCTGCTCGGCGAAGCGCTGGAGCGCGTCGCTGGCGTCGCTGTACAGCACGCCGCCGCCCGCGACGATCAGCGGGGCATGGCTGGCGCGGATCCACTGCACGGCGCGCTGCATGAGCGCGGCATCGGGGCGCGGCCGCGCCACGGTCCAGACGCGCTTCGCGAACAGCGCAGCCGGGTAGTCATACGCCTCGGCCTGCACATCCTGCGGCAGGGCGAGCGTCACCGCGCCGGTCTCGGCGGGCGAGGTGAGCACGCGCATCGCCTCGGGCAGGGCGGTGATGATCTGCTCCGGGCGGTTGATGCGGTCCCAGTAGCGCGAGACCGGCTTGAAGGCGTCGTTGACCGAGATGTCCTGGCTCGCGCCCGATTCGAGTTGCTGCAAGACCGGGGCGACGTTGCGCCGAGCAAAGATATCGCCGGGCAGCAGCAGCACCGGCAGGCGGTTCACGGTGGCGGTCGCCGCGCCGGTAAGCATGTTTGTCGCGCCGGGGCCGATCGACGTCGTGCAGGCGAAGGCGCGCAGGCGGTTGTGCATCTTGGTGAAGGCGCTCGCGGTGTGCACCATCGCCTGCTCGTTGCGCGTCTGGTAGTAGCGGAAGTCGGGGTTGGCCTGCAGCGCCTGGCCGATGCCGCCGACGTTGCCGTGCCCGAAGATGCCGAAACAGCCGGCGAAGAACGCCTGCTCGCGGCCGTCGCGCTCACTATACTGGTTCTTGAGGAAGCGGATGACGGCTTGCGCCATCGTCATGCGAATCGTCTCGTTCATTGGCTGCACCTACCATACCTTTCTATTGCGGCCACTATTAATCTCATCTGGTATCTGGCAATACGTCTGCCGGACACTGGGAATAACTTTTCGGTCGCCCCTCATCCCCTGACCCCTTCTCCCCGCACAAGGCGGAGAGAAGGGGAAGATTGTTTGGGGATTGGCGCGGCGGCGTAGCCGCCGCGCCAATCCCCTTTTGTTTCTCCTCCTCCACGCGAAGCGGGGAGGAGGCCGGGGGGGAGGGGAAGTCCCAGACGAACTCTGTCCATCCTGCCTGACGATGTGGACCAGAATCACGTTGAAAGTTAGATCGGCTTTTGTTTGGCGAAGAGACCCTCGAATTACAGCCCTCCGCGGGTCGAGACGAACGCCATTGCTTCGTCATAGGTCGGCATGAAGTTGGCGCAGCCGTGCTTGGTCACGACGATCGCGCCGCACGCGTTGCCGAGCCGGGCGGCTTTGCGCCAGTCCCAGCCCTTGACCACGCCGTACAGGAAGCCCGCGCCGAACGCGTCGCCTGCGCCGAGGATGTTATACACCTCGACCGGGTAGCCGGGCGCGTCGATTGCCTCGCCGCCGGCCAGGTGCACACGCGCGCCTTCGGAGCCGCGCTTCTCGACCACGACCTGCGGGCCGAACGCGAGCAGCGCCTGAATGGCGCCCGCCGTGTCACCATGCACGTGCGCGTCGGAGACCTGGCTGTCGGTTACCTCGATTTGGCGCGGGTCGGCCAGCAGGGCGGCGTTGATCTCGTCGATCGTGCCGATCACGATGTCGACTGAGCGCAGCGCCGAGCGGACGGCCACGCCGAACGCGCGCGCGTCGTGCCATTGGTCGGGGCGAAAGTCGACGTCGAGCACGACTTTCGCGCCGGCCCGCCGCGCCGATTCGGCGGCGAAGAGCGTCGCGCTGCGGCTCGGCTCCTTGCTGAGGTTGGTGCCGGCGAACTGGAAGACGCGGCAGGCGGTCACCGGCGCGGCCAACGCGTCGTCGATCGTCAACTGCAGGTCGGCGCAGTTTTCGCGGTAGAAGACGAGCGGGAACTTGTCGGGCGGCTCGATGCCGAGCACCACGGCCGACGTGCGGTGGCCGGGCTTGCGCGGGATGAAGCGCGTCTCGATCCCCTCCTTGTTCAGGAAGTTCAGGATGAAATCGCCGACCGGGTCGGCGCCGACGGCGGTCAGCAGGGTGGACTTGAGGCCGAGCCGGTTGGCGCCGACGCAGATGTTGGTCGGCGAGCCGCCGACGTACGCGGCGAAGCTCTTGATGTCGACGAACGGCGCGCCGACATCGTTGGCGTACAGGTCGAGGCCGGAGCGGCCCATGTGCAGGGTGTCGTAGGTGACGGTGACCATGTCGTAGTCCTATGTCGAGATCTCATACTGATTCAAGCGGTTCAGTCCTATCTTGTCATGCTGAGCGCGAAGGTCGAGCTTTCGGCCTACGACGCGCTGCGCGCGCGAAGCATCTACAATGCAACAGTTCAGATGTTTCGCGCGCGTGGCAGGCTTTCAGGAATGTGGTCTTGCCTGCGCGCTTCATCCTGTGCCCGCCGCTCTGCGCCGTGCACAGGACGTACATGACAGTTTAGGACGCGGCCAACTTGAAACAGTATCCGAAGTCATGTCGACCTGTGAGGTCTGCCCGATTCTCAATACAGCGGCAGGCGCGGATCGATGCCCTTGTAGTTGTGCTTCACCCATGTGAAAGCCGGATCGTCCACGTTGGCGAGACTCTGCGCGCTGCCGGCCAGCACGTTCAGGTAGTACGCCGTGCAGCCCGGTGCGGCGACGACCGGGTGGTAGCCCTCGGGCACCAGCACGGCGCAGTTGTTCGTCGGGCGCGCCAGCGCGTCGATCGGGTAGCCGGCCTGGTGCAGGGGCGAGTGCGCGTCGGTATACACGCGCTGGTAGGCGAAGCCCTCGGGGCGGTCGAACTTGTAGAAGTAGACCTCCTCCAGGTCGGCCTCGATCAGCGTGCCGTCGGCGTCCACGCGATGCACGTCGTGCTTGTGCGGCGGGTAACTGCTCCAGTTGCCGCTCGGCGTGTAGACTTCGACCAGCACGAGTCGGTGCACCGGTGAGCCGGGGCGCAGGATATCGTTGATCTGGCGGCTGACGTTGTCGCCGCCGCGGACCGAGACCGGCATGTCGGCCGGCTTCGTCAGGTACGGCGCGTGGTCCTGGTCGGTCGGCACCCAGGTCACGGCGTACTCGCAGTCGGTCTGTGCGGTGATCGTAAACGACGTGCGGCGCGGCAGGTAGAGCACGTGCGCCGGCCCGGCGAACACATCGCGGCGGCCGCCGACCGTGGGCCAGTTGCCGCGGTCCGACGTGACGCCGAACGTGCCGCACAGGTCGACGACCGCCAGTTCGTTCTCGCCGCTTTGGAACGACCACAACTTGCCGGCCGCCAACCGCCGCGCCTGGAACGAGATATACTCCCAGCCGGCCTGCGCCGGCGTCACGCTCGTGATCAGGTCCGGGTCGGCGGCGGATGACCGCGGCCGCACGAGGATGTTCTCGCTGGTGTACTGTGTGTGTGGTGTCATAGCGTCCTGTCGGGGTGCTGTAACTGGAAGAGCTTGTCCGGTGTGTTGGTGCAGATGGCGTCGACGTCGAGCGTGTGCAGGGCGCGTAACTCGTCGTCGCGCTCCTCGTGCCAGAGCACGATGCCGAGCCCGGCGGCGCGCAATGCGAACAGCAGGTCGGGCGTCAGCAGTGTGTGCGGTTGCGGTGCGCGCGCCTCCCAGCAGAGGTGTACCATGTCGGCGCGGGCGGCGCGGCACATCGCAATAAGGTCGCTGGCCGGGAAGACCGGGCCGACCAGCAGGGAGACGATCAACTCGGGCGCGAGTTCCTTCGTTTGGCGCACAAGCGCGGGCTGGAACGAGCCGACGATGACCTCGCGCGCGTCGCTCATCTTGTTGGCGCGCAGGCAGTCGACGAGCGGCCCCGGCGTGCCGTCGCCTTTGAGCTCAATGTAGACGCCGTTGCGGCCGCGCACTAGGTCGATGACCTCCGGCAGGGTCGGGATGCGCTCGCCGCGCCCGGCGTCGAGTTGCTTCAACTCGGCGAGCGTCAGATCTTTGATCGCGCCGCGGCCGTTGGTCGTCTGCTCGACGGTCGCGCCGTGCATCACGACCAGGTGGCCGTCGCGGCTCAGGTGCAGATCGATCTCGCCCATGTCGGCGCCGAGCTCGATAGCGCGGCGGTAGGCGCGTAAGGTGTTTTCAGGCTCGACGGCCGATGCGCCACGGTGCGCGACGATGCGGTAGGGTTGAGGCATGAGGGCTGATCCGGCGGTTATTGACCCTGAGTCGATTGTACATCCGCCGTGGAGCTTTGCAAGTCGGAAATGGGGGATCGGGGAACAGGGAACAGGGATCAGGGATCAGGGGTCGGGGATCAGGCATACGAGGGGTGCTGCGTAAAGACAGTGCGCTTTTGGAGCAATGCGGTAGAGCCAACATGCGACGACATGTCCGCGAAAGGAGGGCGCCTGATGCGGCTCGCGTATCAATCTGACGCGGCGATACGTGATGGACAAATGGGTAGGGACAGGTCTCTGACACCCCAATGGGTGCGACACCTCGACCGTCACTACATCGTTGAGCCGGTGACGGCGTGCTCGATAGTTCTGCAAACCACGCTAGCGGGGGGCTTCCCTGTCGTCGGTGAACTGTGACAGGTGCGCGGCGTGGGTGGTCAGGTAGTCGTCCAGGATGTGGCGCGCGGTGTCGATGTCGTTGATCGTCGGGTCGAGCAGCAACGCCTGCAGGGCGACTGCGCGGCTGCCGGTGCAGGCCGCCTCGACGACCAGATCGACCAGCGCCGTCTCGCGGCGCAACAGTTCGGCGATCGGCTCCGGCAGAGCGCCCATCGACAGGCCGCGCACGCCGCCGGCATTGACGCTGGCCGGCACCTCGACGATTGCACCGGCCGGCAGGTTCGGAATGTAGCCCTCGTTCGGAATGTTCACCGCCTGTTGGTAGAGGTTCAGGTTCGCGGCGATGCCCTCGATGACCTCGGCTGCGCCCTCTGTGATGACGCTGCGCAGCGCGTCGATGCTTCGCGTGCCCGCGGCCATCGCCTCGATCTCGCCCCACAGCGTGCCGCGGCTCGCCTCGGCCTCGTCCCAGGCGTAGAGCTCGATGCCGTACTTCTCCCACGGCTTCTTGACCGGCTCGTGCAGCCACGGCAGATACTCCGAAAGGTGCTCGTCGCCCGGCACCGGCAGCAGGCCGAATATGTCGGCGAGTTCGCGTGTCAGCGGCGCGACGCGCGCGGGTAGTTTGCGCAGTTGCTCCTTGAACAGCGGGTAGAGGTCCTCGCCGGTCTGCTTGTGGTGCAGCGACAGCATCCAGGTGAAGTGGTTGAGCCCGGCCGCCTTGATGTCGAGCAATTCATACGCTTGCTCGGTGAAGGCGGCGCGCGCGGCCGATGCCGACGGCGCGGGCCGCAGGGAGAGATCGGCGGGGACGGACAGCCCGAGCTCGTCGGCCAGCGCCCAGCCAGCCATCAGGTAGGCGCGCTTCAACTGGTGGCACAGGCCGACTGTCTTGATGCGCGAGTAGCGGGTCACGGCGCGCACCAGACGGGGCAGGGGGTTGCTGAACAGGATCATCCACGCGTCGGGGCAGTGCGTCTCCATCTGCCGCGCGATGCGCATGACCGGCGGTATATTGCGCGCCGCGTGCGCGAAGCCGCCCGCGCCGCCGTTCTCGCCATACGGCTGGTACGCGCCGTGGCGTCCGGGAATCTCCCAGTCGAGCCGCCAGAGCTTCTCGCGCGGCGGCACCTCGATCGAGACGATCACAAACGCCGCGCCGTCGAGCATCGCCGCCAGGTCGGTCGAGTACTCGATCGTCATGCCCGCGTCCCACTCGCGATTCATGCGCGCCGCCAGCCGCGCGATCAGCGCCAGTCCCTGCGCGTTGATGTCTACCAGCGCCAGCGTGCTGCCGTGCAGTCGTTCGCTGCGGATCAGCGTTGCCAGCGCATTCTGC of the Chloroflexota bacterium genome contains:
- the iolB gene encoding 5-deoxy-glucuronate isomerase — encoded protein: MTPHTQYTSENILVRPRSSAADPDLITSVTPAQAGWEYISFQARRLAAGKLWSFQSGENELAVVDLCGTFGVTSDRGNWPTVGGRRDVFAGPAHVLYLPRRTSFTITAQTDCEYAVTWVPTDQDHAPYLTKPADMPVSVRGGDNVSRQINDILRPGSPVHRLVLVEVYTPSGNWSSYPPHKHDVHRVDADGTLIEADLEEVYFYKFDRPEGFAYQRVYTDAHSPLHQAGYPIDALARPTNNCAVLVPEGYHPVVAAPGCTAYYLNVLAGSAQSLANVDDPAFTWVKHNYKGIDPRLPLY
- the iolD gene encoding 3D-(3,5/4)-trihydroxycyclohexane-1,2-dione acylhydrolase (decyclizing), translated to MNETIRMTMAQAVIRFLKNQYSERDGREQAFFAGCFGIFGHGNVGGIGQALQANPDFRYYQTRNEQAMVHTASAFTKMHNRLRAFACTTSIGPGATNMLTGAATATVNRLPVLLLPGDIFARRNVAPVLQQLESGASQDISVNDAFKPVSRYWDRINRPEQIITALPEAMRVLTSPAETGAVTLALPQDVQAEAYDYPAALFAKRVWTVARPRPDAALMQRAVQWIRASHAPLIVAGGGVLYSDASDALQRFAEQTGIPVGETQAGKGALRYDHPLALGAIGATGTPGANIMAREADLVIGIGTRYSDFTTASKTAFQHPDVRFININVAEFDAFKHAALPLTGDARATLDELAAALGDFRTAEAYRARAAQFNREWDAEVERIYNLEHGPLISQGEVVGAVNHWCRERDVVVGAAGSLPGDLHKLWRARDPKGYHLEYGYSCMGYEIAGGLGVKLAAPEREVVVMIGDGSYLMLAHEIVTSLQEGIKLVIVLLDNHGYASIGGLSQSLGSGGFGTRTNYRAADGQLHGAPVPVDFAANARSLGAHVIEARDLASLKAALEEARGQTRTTVVVIETDREQRVGGYESWWDVVVAEVSDDANVQAKRAVYETALKKERYYL
- the iolC gene encoding 5-dehydro-2-deoxygluconokinase, which codes for MVTVTYDTLHMGRSGLDLYANDVGAPFVDIKSFAAYVGGSPTNICVGANRLGLKSTLLTAVGADPVGDFILNFLNKEGIETRFIPRKPGHRTSAVVLGIEPPDKFPLVFYRENCADLQLTIDDALAAPVTACRVFQFAGTNLSKEPSRSATLFAAESARRAGAKVVLDVDFRPDQWHDARAFGVAVRSALRSVDIVIGTIDEINAALLADPRQIEVTDSQVSDAHVHGDTAGAIQALLAFGPQVVVEKRGSEGARVHLAGGEAIDAPGYPVEVYNILGAGDAFGAGFLYGVVKGWDWRKAARLGNACGAIVVTKHGCANFMPTYDEAMAFVSTRGGL
- a CDS encoding glycerophosphodiester phosphodiesterase, with amino-acid sequence MPQPYRIVAHRGASAVEPENTLRAYRRAIELGADMGEIDLHLSRDGHLVVMHGATVEQTTNGRGAIKDLTLAELKQLDAGRGERIPTLPEVIDLVRGRNGVYIELKGDGTPGPLVDCLRANKMSDAREVIVGSFQPALVRQTKELAPELIVSLLVGPVFPASDLIAMCRAARADMVHLCWEARAPQPHTLLTPDLLFALRAAGLGIVLWHEERDDELRALHTLDVDAICTNTPDKLFQLQHPDRTL